GTTGGCTATGCGCCATGCACCTCGGAGCTCGGAGCTAGCAGCGGGATGTGGGATACCTCGACTGTTCTAAAGAACTGCCGGAGTGAAAGATTCGGCATTACATCGCTACTGCTGCTGTACAGTCGAATTCATGAACTTGTGAGCaacaatttgatcaaaaatatctgaacacgactattgttaacggcgtagaaccGTGtaagtacagatatttttgattaaatttttgccCACAAGTTTATTAACTCGACTATACAATACGCTTACTGTATTACGGTGCTCAAGAAAGagtaattgtaaaatatatttctaagtAAAACGCTTTAAagtatcaattaaacaaaaagtcGAAGTTAATTCTTCTTCTTGACTTCAATAACAAGGGCATTCATACTCGTATAACAGTCACGTGCAAAGATACACGGCCAAAGCTACAAAAAtttgtatacacgactttatgcacttaacattaaggtcacacgacctatacatatttttgtaactttggccgtgtcgatatctttgcagttgactgtacaatcacCAACAccgatatctgacacaacaaagtaatatctgacacgactctatttctagggtcggtaggacgtgtcagatatttttgaacgctGCGCTGTTGCAGATAATAATGCAGATGACTCTATAAGGTTTCTGGTATATTCTAAATTCTGAGTAAATCGCATTGGAAGTTTTGTTTCAGTAAAATAGGTATAGACAAATATACAACCTTAAGTGAACTGTGACATGTGTCATACATAATAGTGGTAGCCATAATAACGGTGGCGAAGATACAAATCTTAATGATGATGACGTACACGCATCTTCTTAATAACGGAATTCAGGAAACAATGGCGATAATCTTGCTTATAAAGAAGATGCAATCTTTAAAATAGTATTAAGTGAAACTTTTACTTAAGAACCGCTTATTTTTGCATCACTGTCAATGGAATAGAGTGAAACAAAATGACTTGAACAAATAGAATAAGGCGGCAAAAATCACACAGGCAGGTACTTAACCATAATTATTGAACGTGATAATAAATATGCAACAAACCTGAGTGTTCCTGGTGAACCCGTAGCCCAGGAACCTCTCATCATGAGGCGGCGCAGTATCGGACGCCACGTAGAATGGCTCGTAGAGCAGCTCGAAGTTGGTCACGTTGTGGCTGACGTGCGTGTGTGCACTCTCATTGCCGCCAGACGCTTCCCATCTGGAGAAAAAGAAGAGGTTATTGTCTCTAAAACTATCTTCAAACGACAAAAGTCATTCATCACGTTCCGTAGCTCTACAATTAATTCAGAATATGCGATAGGAGAAACTTACTTAGTAAAGTTAGAAGCGTATTGATTGTAGATAAACACCTTCCTATGGAATGGTATCGCCAACTTCTTCCTCGACAGTCTCAGCAGCTCCGACTTGTTCGCGGGAAAATTTGCGACTCTCAGGTCGAGCTCGTACGTGGGCACCACATATGCACACAGTGGACACTTTGGGACATTCGCTAGAAACTTATCTAGAGCCTCAGCCATGCCCTTCGAGGGCACTATATCTACATCTACTAGGAAAACATAAGACGTCTGACAATTCTTCCTCGCTAAGTTCCTTAAATGGTTTTGAGGATATGGATGTCGGACTCTCCAGGCGATAGTATCCGCTTTGATCTCGTATGGTGGCAAAGGCTTGGCTTCGCAATCTCTCGCCCAGCTGGGTACATTGCCCTGCACTCCTGGCCTTTCAAAAGGAGTGACCACATGGAGCGCTATGCGCATGAAGACTTCTGGTTGACACCGGAACATCCACATCGTAAACGCTCTCAGCAGTCTCAGTTCGTCTCCTGCCACGAAGACGGCTACTGATATTGGTCCAGACCAGTGCGTCGCTATCCTGAGCAGCTCGTGAAGCCTTTCTATGGAGCTTTGAGTTGCCAGACAGACGCGGCGGTCAGCCGATAGATCCGCATATAGATCTCCGACTGCTGCATAATCGAACATTTTGTAAGACCTGGAAGCATCCCATCTGCCAAGACGCAGGTCTATCCGTGATATGGGGTCGTCATCGACTCCGTTGTTGCTGCCGTTGTCGGAGCAAGGTTCACAGGTGGGGGGTTCGCTGGGGGGAGGGGTAGCATGCGTGGGGCAGGAGGGGGGGTGAAGAAGCCAGATGTTTGCTGCAGCGTTGTAGAGCACCAGAGCGATCGCAGTGATGGTCACGACGCTCCACTGACATCGCCACCGCCACTGTTgatcaaaaattatttattaatggtATTGAGATTTGTATACGGATTTTTAGATAAGTGAGTAGACAGATTTGTGGTAGGCATTTGTTACGAGTTCTGTGTAAAAGAATCCGTGCGCAGGATTGCCACCCTGTGGCAGGGGATCCGGTGGTATGGTTTGGAGGACATGTCAGTCCCTCTTGGCACGAGttgttactcatttaaatcttatagctgttgtggtgtttttatagttaaggcctttgggaactgacatgttcattagcgtttgatcaaagttccataataaataaagatttaaaaaaaaatggtattgaCGAGAACCTAGTAGTATAAGTTGTGCATAGTGGGTGATCCGGGGTGggtggggtcagaaggttctcgaatggcgtccgcggccCGGGAGACAAACTGACGGTAGACCTCccacaagatggagcgacgacctggtaagatcgcgggatcgcggtggatgcggaaagcacaagaccggtttgATTAGAgcgccttgggggaggcctatgtccagcagtggacgtctttcggctgacatgatgattatgacTGGGTGTTCCAGATGTTACGTTGGCAAAAAGCAAAACAAACGGTAGctatcaataatttattgaatcaggaggatagttactttgtggaggttataacaatgaactgaaacaattactttcacccgcgaccttatgataacaTGATAAGTacatttatgcaagaaatgtgtgttcatgcagcaaacccatctatcacatATATAAATATCCTCGATCTGCGCATCTCTAGTGAAAATAACTCGGCAGAGCGATGACTAACATCTTTTAGCATGgtgaacgtttgtgttgctctgaagatgagctctggttgagttcgaaacgcatcagtgtagtgtcaCCACCACACATGACAAtcatgataaacacattcctcgcaatacacccacgcacatctctggtgaaaacgcagcctaaagtcattcaagtattacgtaagcagaATTTCAGTAATTTTAGCAAAAGTCAGCAAAACCCTACCTCCCCCCGGCAGTCCACTGGCCACAAGTCATGCCCGCGatattaaaaagttatgattatgaacaATAGCTacaccaaagagtattagttgAGCtacaccgccgccgccgctcgtTAACTACCTCCTCCATGCATTTTTAGTTATAAATTTGtcaaatttacataatatacatattattatagtatacATTCTGCACATTGTTCAAACTTGCGACTGTCAAATAGTATACTTACTTCTCCAGCCAACATTTTGTTCCCTAGATCTAAACAAATCGCAGTCAAAGATAGCGGAAAATACCACGAAATAACGCTTAACTGTTGAAATAATAGCGAAATTTCAAATGAATATCTTCCAAAGTGATACTGAAACCGGTTCCGCTTAGTTGTCAAACAATTGTCAAAGCTGAAATTCACGTCAGAGTTACTAGATACAGGCAAAGCCAAAGAGTTATTTAAGGAGTTTTTATATACTAAGGTAGTacaaaagtacaatacaatgggtctcaaaaactttttataataaactagctattgcccgcggcttcgcccccgttgctttttttctgtattttcttccataaaaaccttcacctgacagtaatgaacacaacaaaaaaataattagcgacatcggaccagtcgttcccgagttttgcgcttagcaacacattttacgattaatttttatttatatagataatagccgaaaaaaatacagaataaaATCAGTTGATTTATCTTAAAAACGTGGCGTGGGTTTTAACACGGGCTGCCTGAGGAGCTGAGCGAATGTGGCCCATCTGCTTAAGCAAAAAGGGCAGGACATGCTCTTGCGTTCGTTACTTCTTTCGAAGTCTACGCACTGTGTTTGCTGAAATGTGGGTACTCACAATCTTGTCGTTCCTCAAACCGGACATTGGTTTCTTCAGGTAATTGTACCGCATCTCTGCTGCTGGTAACTGTATCATCCAGATTGGGGCATCACTTTACATGGGCAAGGAGTCTGGAACAAGAGGTGAATATTAGTAAGTACCTGTAGGCCCATCTTCCCCACTGGGTACACGGGCCACGTGCCCAGGGGCCCGCGATGGATTGGGGCACCCTAGTCCCTACTAAactaccaaacgataaccgataactcgaaggttctcgaatggcgtccgcggaccgggagacgagctgtcggtaggccttcaacaagatggagcgacgacttggttaagttcgcgggatcgcggtggatgcggaaagcacaagaccggtctgagtggagagccttgggggaggcctatgtccagcagtggacgtctttcggctgacatgatgatgatgaaccgatAACTACTCAAttctcgcctgaaaatcaggcttactGAATgcatgcagcatgttgtgcccagggcctctaataggtgaaagacggccctgcCTGTAGGGTTCTTCTCAACGCCCCGTATTCATGGTAAACATTTGTTGAGCAACATTGATGAATCAACATCTTGCTGAGTGGCAATATGTTGCGGGTAACACTTCGTGTTGCAGAGTTGCTCACTGCGTGTTGCCGTGTTGCCGTTTGGTGACCGAAAACATCAGTTGAGCAGC
Above is a window of Choristoneura fumiferana chromosome 2, NRCan_CFum_1, whole genome shotgun sequence DNA encoding:
- the LOC141445605 gene encoding beta-1,4-glucuronyltransferase 1-like produces the protein MIQLPAAEMRYNYLKKPMSGLRNDKIWRWRCQWSVVTITAIALVLYNAAANIWLLHPPSCPTHATPPPSEPPTCEPCSDNGSNNGVDDDPISRIDLRLGRWDASRSYKMFDYAAVGDLYADLSADRRVCLATQSSIERLHELLRIATHWSGPISVAVFVAGDELRLLRAFTMWMFRCQPEVFMRIALHVVTPFERPGVQGNVPSWARDCEAKPLPPYEIKADTIAWRVRHPYPQNHLRNLARKNCQTSYVFLVDVDIVPSKGMAEALDKFLANVPKCPLCAYVVPTYELDLRVANFPANKSELLRLSRKKLAIPFHRKVFIYNQYASNFTKWEASGGNESAHTHVSHNVTNFELLYEPFYVASDTAPPHDERFLGYGFTRNTQVYEMFLIGYQFRVLSPIFTIHWGLQARRTRPLWREKQNEKNRKHFETFKRELFARYRRDPLHLLRRPPAQPKKA